From a single Papaver somniferum cultivar HN1 unplaced genomic scaffold, ASM357369v1 unplaced-scaffold_19, whole genome shotgun sequence genomic region:
- the LOC113338502 gene encoding germin-like protein 9-3 has translation MVMVYTLGSGNNGWRGVGRFIYERFFVQPPPPASPQGGYRKADKIGVLGGFLFQRYSDSDDAPASHDIWLYKKKNDDYNMKQQDWTKEFKLPAEEILDFTKSGGILTYSSNNPNLYDPKTSTSKTLAFFREGFRRVFPHRNTLLSLEELGEEDTEIMKSGENHHFNTTCNYHSFLEYQSTMASTFFMYVMICLVFGFLRSPIAHAGDPDIITDFVIPVNATLDGSSFTFTGIRNLYASDPPPTFRVTKIGMKEFPALNGQSVSMAILDYPAGSVNPPHTHPRSAELLFVVDGILDVGFIDTTNMLFTQTLQSGDMFIFPKGLVHFQYNKNATEPATAVSAFGSANAGTVSVPMSVVATGIDDAILAESFKTDVATIQKIKAGLAPNPKA, from the exons ATGGTTATGGTATACACTCTTGGTAGTGGCAACAATGGATGGAGAGGTGTTGGAAGGTTTATTTAT gaaagattttttgtacaaccTCCACCACCTGCTTCGCCACAAGGAGGTTATCGGAAGGCTGATAAAATAGGGGTTTTAGGTGGGTTTTTGTTTCAGAGATATTCCGATTCAGACGACGCACCAGCATCCCATGACATATGGCTATATAAAAAGAAGAATGATGATTATAACATGAAACAGCAAGATTGGACCAAAGAGTTTAAACTTCCTGCGGAAGAAATCTTAGACTTTACGAAGAGTGGGGGGATTTTAACTTACAGTTCTAACAATCCCAACCTTTATGATCCAAAAACATCAACCTCGAAAACGCTTGCATTTTTCAGGGAAGGCTTTCGTCGAGTATTCCCTCACAGGAACACTCTACTTTCGTTGGAAGAATTAGGAGAAGAAGATACAGAAATAATGAAGTCAGG TGAAAACCACCATTTCAATACAACTTGTAACTATCATTCATTCCTTGAATATCAATCAACTATGGCTTCAACTTTTTTTATGTATGTCATGATCTGTTTAGTTTTTGGCTTTCTCAGATCTCCGATAGCTCACGCAGGTGATCCTGATATCATCACTGATTTTGTTATCCCCGTAAATGCAACCCTTGATGGGTCATCGTTCACATTCACTGGAATACGGAATTTGTATGCATCTGATCCTCCACCCACCTTCAGGGTGACAAAAATTGGCATGAAAGAATTCCCTGCCTTGAATGGGCAAAGTGTTTCCATGGCTATTCTTGATTACCCTGCCGGTTCAGTTAACCCTCCTCACACCCATCCTCGCTCTGCCGAGCTCCTTTTTGTCGTTGATGGTATCCTTGATGTAGGTTTCATTGACACCACTAACATGCTCTTTACCCAAACGCTTCAAAGTGGAGACATGTTTATTTTTCCTAAAGGACTTGTTCATTTTCAATACAACAAGAATGCCACAGAACCAGCCACTGCTGTTTCTGCATTTGGTAGTGCAAATGCTGGAACAGTGTCAGTTCCCATGAGTGTGGTCGCCACAGGTATCGATGATGCAATTCTTGCTGAGTCGTTCAAGACAGACGTTGCTACCATTCAAAAGATCAAAGCTGGTCTTGCACCCAATCCCAAAGCTTAA
- the LOC113338503 gene encoding germin-like protein 9-3 translates to MASTFVMYVMICLVLGFLSSPIAQAGDPDIVTDFVIPANASLDGSSFTFTGVRNLCASGPPPTFRVTKIGMKEFPALNGQSVSMAILDYPAGSVNPAHTHPRSAELLFVVQGSLDVGFIDTTNMLFTQTLQPGDMFIFPKGLVHFQYNKNDTRSATAVSAFGSANARTVSVPTSVFTTDIGDEILAKSFKTDVATIQKIKAGLAPNPK, encoded by the coding sequence ATGGCTTCAACTTTTGTTATGTATGTCATGATCTGCTTAGTTCTTGGCTTTCTCAGCTCTCCAATAGCCCAAGCAGGTGATCCTGATATCGTCACTGATTTTGTTATCCCGGCAAATGCATCCCTTGATGGGTCATCATTCACGTTTACCGGAGTACGGAATTTGTGTGCATCTGGTCCTCCTCCCACCTTCAGGGTGACAAAAATTGGCATGAAAGAATTTCCTGCCTTGAATGGACAAAGTGTTTCCATGGCTATTCTTGATTACCCTGCCGGTTCAGTTAACCCTGCTCACACCCATCCTCGCTCTGCCGAGCTCCTTTTTGTCGTTCAAGGTAGCCTTGATGTAGGTTTCATTGACACCACTAACATGCTTTTTACCCAAACACTCCAACCTGGAGACATGTTTATTTTTCCCAAAGGTCTTGTTCATTTTCAATACAACAAGAATGACACAAGATCAGCCACCGCTGTATCTGCGTTCGGTAGTGCAAATGCTAGAACAGTGTCAGTTCCTACGAGTGTGTTCACCACAGATATCGGGGATGAAATTCTTGCTAAGTCGTTCAAGACAGACGTTGCTACAATTCAGAAGATTAAAGCTGGTCTTGCACCAAATCCCAAATAA